In Flavobacterium piscisymbiosum, the sequence GTTATAATGTAAAATTATTAAGACTGTGTGAAGAATGCCTTACAGTATTTTTTGATAATGTTACAGGATTTGAATTTTCTTAGAAATAATATGTAATACAAATAGTATTATATTCGCAAAACTAAAAAAGCATATATCAATCGAACTAAATATTTTATGAATGCTATAGCAAACTCTGCAATTCAACACAAAATTTTAATAGTGTTACTTTTTTTAGTTTCAATTCGTCTAGCTGCTCAAGCAACTTATGTGGGATTTATAGATAAGTATCCTATAGAATTTATTACAGATCTTAATTCAGAGGGTTCTGGAAATGCCATTTATGCTTATACTAATTATGATACTCCTATCGTAATAAGCGGAACACTTAAAAAGGGAATACTAACTTTTTATGAAAAAGATAAAACAGGCAATGATACAGCGAAAATAACTTTTGAATATTTTAATTCCAAAAGCAAGAAGCTAGAAGGAAAATGGACAGACTTAAACACAAAAAAAGAACTTAACATTAGTTTATCAAAAACATTTGAAGTCGAATATGGAGATAATATTGAATGGAAAAACAGGGAAATTTTACAGTCTGTTTCTTTAAAAGGGAAATACTTTAAGTTGATTGTTTCAAAAATGAGAGGTGATTTTGATGCAAAAGTAACCGGAGTTAAAATTCTGGAGAAAAAAACGGACAAGCTGCTTCAGCAAATTGATATGGATTGTCAGCTTTTGGGTTTAAACAATATAAGTACCGACGATTATAATTTTGACGGAATTGAAGATTTTTCTGTTTTTGAGGGAGGTACTGCCGGACCCGACACTACAAGCTTGTATTTTTTATATAATCCCATCACAGGAAAATATTTTGAAAGTGGTTTCAGCGGGACCTCATTAGAGTTCGACAGTAAAACGAAAAGAATTAGTGAACACAATCAATGCTGCGCAGGAACAAGTCAAATGAATGCAGAGTATAAAGTTGTAAACAATAAGATGGTTCTAATCAAGAAAACCTGTCTTAAATTAGACATTAAATCCGGCGAATTAAAAAAGGTAAAATGTGATTAAGTTTAGTTTTAAGTGTAAAATAAACCCAAGAAAAGTTATGAAAAGAAATATACTATGTTGTTTTATTGCGGCTACATTATTTTCCTGTCAAAGTAAAGAAGTTAAAGACGCTTCTGCAAATCATAAGACAAAAACAGATTCATCAAAAAACAAGAGTTTAGTATCTTCAAAACAAATTGTTTTAGGAGAAGACAAAGACGAAATAAATGCGTTAGTAAAAGGAATTTATGACGTAAACGGCGAAGTATTTATTGATATTGATCTTGTGCAGATAAAATTTGAAAATGTTGATGAAAGAGTTGTTGTAAATGAAAATCCAAAAATAAGAACTTATAAGGTTGACTTCAAAACACTTATTTATTCGAAAGATTGTAAAACTTTAAATCTGAAAGAATTTATTAAAAGTAAAAACAAAATTTTGCAGGATAAGACAATTATCTTAGTCGGAAAAGCAAAAGACGGAAGAATGGAAAGCTTAAATTTTGGATGTTATGGTTGATTTTGAATATCAACTTTCTACTTGATTATAAAAACCTTAAAAATTATAAATGAACGCTAACATTAAACTTTTGCCTTTTTTATTTCTTATTCTTTTTGCAAGTTGCGATCCTGCGCATGATATTTTATTCATCAATAAAATGAATACTTCTGTTAAGGTAAAAATTAATCTTGATCCAAAAACAGACAACTATAATCTAAAAAGAATTGCAGTTGGTGATTCGATTGTATTTGATTTAAAGAAAGACTCAGTAGGGTGTATTTCTTTTGGAATTGGAAATTGGTCCAAAAAAGAAATTCAGGAAGCCGCAAACTCCATAAAAG encodes:
- a CDS encoding XAC2610-related protein; its protein translation is MNAIANSAIQHKILIVLLFLVSIRLAAQATYVGFIDKYPIEFITDLNSEGSGNAIYAYTNYDTPIVISGTLKKGILTFYEKDKTGNDTAKITFEYFNSKSKKLEGKWTDLNTKKELNISLSKTFEVEYGDNIEWKNREILQSVSLKGKYFKLIVSKMRGDFDAKVTGVKILEKKTDKLLQQIDMDCQLLGLNNISTDDYNFDGIEDFSVFEGGTAGPDTTSLYFLYNPITGKYFESGFSGTSLEFDSKTKRISEHNQCCAGTSQMNAEYKVVNNKMVLIKKTCLKLDIKSGELKKVKCD